The following coding sequences are from one Triticum dicoccoides isolate Atlit2015 ecotype Zavitan chromosome 4A, WEW_v2.0, whole genome shotgun sequence window:
- the LOC119286737 gene encoding uncharacterized protein LOC119286737, whose product MAAAAATSVRGCGPASASSVGLSPRRAVQRSSFLPPLPRRASSARALRAAVADAPHRGLELRREARDEAGLLEAVIGGDGGDEVEEAVGEERVEGWMRESIAEIVRHVGEAPFLVHLFSDGREGVTVRREPASAEAWPDVRRRWGPGGQRRPDGIILVEQVAAAAVEDGAEAARQVWGLVVQARGMECAACYVLDTCRVRSPAGFCTHFCLARAQCFGEPLELQLRNAWLNRLSGHHRR is encoded by the coding sequence atggcggcagcggcggcaaccTCCGTGCGGGGGTGCGGCCCGGCGTCGGCGTCGTCGGTGGGGCTCTCGCCGCGTCGGGCGGTGCAGCGGTCGTCCTTCCTGCCGCCCCTGCCGCGGCGGGCGTCGTCGGCGCGCGCGCTGCGGGCGGCGGTCGCGGACGCCCCGCACCGGGGGCTGGAGCTCCGGCGGGAGGCGCGGGACGAGGCGGGGCTGCTGGAGGCCGTGATCGGGGGCGACGGCGGGGAcgaggtggaggaggcggtcggggaggagcgGGTGGAGGGGTGGATGCGGGAGTCGATCGCGGAGATCGTGCGGCACGTCGGGGAGGCGCCGTTCCTGGTGCACCTGTTCAGCGACGGGCGGGAGGGCGTCACGGTGCGGCGCGAGCCGGCGTCGGCGGAGGCCTGGCCCGACGTGCGCCGCCGCTGGGGGCCTGGCGGCCAGCGCCGGCCCGACGGCATCATCCTGGTCGAGCAGGTGGCCGCCGCGGCGGTGGAGGACGGCGCCGAGGCGGCGCGCCAGGTGTGGGGCCTGGTGGTCCAGGCCCGCGGGATGGAGTGCGCCGCCTGCTACGTCCTCGACACCTGCCGCGTCCGCTCGCCCGCCGGCTTCTGCACCCACTTCTGCCTCGCCCGCGCGCAGTGCTTCGGCGAGCCCCTCGAGCTCCAGCTCCGCAACGCCTGGCTCAACCGCCTCTCCGGCCACCACCGACGAtag